One genomic segment of Hordeum vulgare subsp. vulgare chromosome 2H, MorexV3_pseudomolecules_assembly, whole genome shotgun sequence includes these proteins:
- the LOC123425028 gene encoding uncharacterized GPI-anchored protein At3g06035-like, translating to MDSRAAIFCFLAIASSLLHPARSDGDDNQLLKGINSYRASLKVPALTENSNADCLAEQLAKKFKGQPCTNTTGANTVPGTEPQFPDYPKFLDRCHLNASVTEDGQVMPACVPGLVADVVLTNYTKSQYNRFLNDTKYSGVGIGNEGDWVVVVLSTSTDSGDYSPAPPGSNWAPSVQPFSWMILSLVGFVVLLMK from the exons ATGGATTCCAGGGCCGCCATCTTCTGCTTCCTGGCCATCGCCTCCTCCCTCCTGCACCCCGCCAGATCTGACG GGGACGACAACCAGCTCCTCAAGGGGATCAACAGCTACAGAGCTTCTCTCAAGGTCCCGGCGCTCACCGAGAACAGCAATGCTGACTGCCTGGCCGAGCAGCTAGCAAAGAAGTTCAAGGGGCAGCCGTGCACAAACACCACCGGAGCCAACACCGTCCCCGGCACCGAGCCGCAGTTCCCCGACTACCCCAAGTTTCTCGACCGCTGCCACCTCAACGCGTCAGTTACCGAGGATGGACAGGTGATGCCGGCATGCGTGCCCGGCCTTGTGGCCGACGTTGTGCTGACCAACTACACCAAGTCCCAGTACAACCGGTTCCTCAACGACACCAAGTACTCCGGCGTCGGGATCGGCAACGAAGGAGACTGGGTGGTCGTCGTCCTCAGCACCAGCACCGACTCCGGCGACTACTCCCCTGCTCCCCCGGGCTCGAACTGGGCTCCTTCTGTCCAGCCATTCAGCTGGATGATTCTTTCGCTGGTAGGGTTTGTAGTTTTGCTGATGAAGTGA